CCGCTCACGGACCTCATGCAGATCTGCCTCGCGCGCAATGCGCACCATAGCTTCGACTACCTTGGCCGGATGCTGGCCCACTGCTGTCTCCTCGGAGAGCATGACAGCATCGGCGCCATCGAGTACCGCATTGACTACGTCTGTGACTTCGGCGCGCGAGGGTCGATTGGCGCGAACCATTGAAGGCAGCATCTCCGTTGCCACGACCGCCCACTTGCCGCGCTCAGCTGCACGTCGGAGAATCTCCTTCTGAATGAAGGGCACCCGTTCAAATTCGATTTCGACGCCAAGGTCGCCGCGAGCAATCATGATGCCATCTGCAGCGCGAAGTATATCCTGAATATTGGCCAAAGCTTCCGGTCGTTCCAGCTTGGCCATCACCGGGATCCGACCGCCGCCCAGACACTCACGGGCCGTGTGCAGATCCTCGGCCCGACGTACAAAGGAAATTGCCACTACATCAACCTCGGCGCCGGCGATGAATGCCAGGTCGCGGCGATCTTTTTCAGTCAGCGTCTCCACACTCAACTGGATCCCCGGTAGGTTCAGTCCCTTGTTGGAAAAGAGCTGTCCGCCGCGAACAACGATGGCGTCTACACGATCTTCGCTCACACCGCGCACGCTGAGTTCGATGCTGCCATCGGCCAGCAGGATCCGTGCGCCAGCTTTTACATCGCGAGTCAGAAGGGAGTAGGGCGTGTGCACGATTGTTGCGTCGCCCTCAATTTCACGCGTCGAAATAGCAAAGCGGCTGCCTTCCGTTAGCAGCACGCCCTCCGGCGGCAATCGGCCAATGCGCAGTTTGGGACCCTGGATATCAGCCAGGATTGCCGGTCGCGCCCCTTCGATCTCTGCAACTTTTCGGATTCGATCAATTATCGGTTGCATTGCCGCGCCGTCGGCGTGCGAAAAGTTCAGTCGAAAACAATCGGCGCCGGCGCGGATCAGAGCGCGGATGCCATCTTCTTCGGATGATGCGGGGCCTAAGGTAGCAATAATCTTGGTGAATTTATACTGCGCCATGGACGCCGATCGGGAATCCCGGCCCGCGCGCCGTCGAGAACAAAAGCGGCCGCAGCCTTCAGTCTGCGCCGCGCTGTTGCTTGCGTTGTGCGCCTGCAGCAGCGGCCTGTATCCTTCATCGGAGCGTCCTCCGCAACGAAGCGAAGATCTCCAGTTGCGCTGGAGCAGTTTCGAGAATAGCAAGCGTCGTTTGCAGCAGGTCTTTGCCGCTCCGCTGGCCAGCGACTACTATTGCCTCTGTGAATTTGATTCACAATCAAACGAAACTATTGCCGATCGTTGTCCCTACCGTCCGGAGCGACCGAATCTTCGCTCACGACGCATTGAATGGGAGCATGTTGTTCCTGTGGCCTGGTTTGGGCGGAATCGTTCCTGCTGGCATATTGCCCTCCCCGGATGCGCCACGAAGGGGCGCGCCTGTTGCCACAAGACCGACCTCGAGTTTCGTCGAATGGAAGGGGACCCAGCAAATCTGGCGCCGGTAATTGGCGACCTGAACCAGGCGCGCTCAGCGCTTGCCTATGGACTTGCCGTATCAGGCCGAGAGTACGAGCGCTGCGATTTTCGTGTTACGCAGACCGACGTACAGCCGCCAGCAGCGCGCCGCGGCGATCTGGCGCGGATGAGTCTCTCCTTTTTGCAACGCTACCCGCATCAGGTTGAAGCCCCGCCGGGCTACGCTGCCTTACTGGCCAGGTGGAGCGCCGAGGATCCCATCGACGATTTTGAAGCGCTGCATGCACAGCGGCTACGGCAGTACTTTCAATAGGGCTGGACCCGGGCCCGCAGCGGCCTTAGTACGGGCATAAGTTAAAGGAGAATTGTAATGAATCGGAAATCCCTGGAACGAACCGCCACCAGCATAGCAGTATTCTCTCTCGGATTGATGTCGCTCGGATCCGTACTGGCCATCGCTGATGGCATTTTCAAATTGGATATCTTGCCTGATACTATGGAGAGGTTTGCTTACCTACTGCTGGGCGTACTCTTTGTGACCATCGTATCATCGGTCATGGTCAGCATTATGCTGAATGTAAGCATTATGGCTAGCGGCGTAGATCTGGCATCGAAACACCTCCGTGGAGTTGGGAGCAATGAGCAACCTTGATTTTGATGAGGATCGACTGCGCATCCCGTGGCGGGCTGGCGCAGTGTTGGCGGCAACCGTAATTGCAGTTCTTGCTATCGGCGTTGCTGTGGATCGTATTCGCCGCCATAACATCGAGATGCGGCAGACGAAGGCAATACTGGAGGAATTGAGTCGGCTGCCGCCGCTTCCAGTCTCAGCGCAACAATCAAGAGAACTATGCCAATCGAAGGCGTTGCTTGATCTTCTTGCCCGGCACGTAAGAAAAATCGAAGCCAGCATCGGCAATGCAAATGTTGCACTGCTTTGCCCGATGGGCGAAGCAAGTTATCGGCTGGCGGGATTGCAGCCGCTCGGCTCTCCCGCGGAGAGTTTCATTCTCAAGCTTAGCGCCGAGGAGGATCAGTACTTTCTGGACCTTGCAAATGAAGGGAACATCCAGTCAGCCTCGGGGTGGTTCGCTACTATTGGAGAAGAGAGCCTCTGGCCAAAGCTTCGACGGTGGAACAGAATTGGCTCAGAGAACCGGGTCTACTACGTTCCTCTTCGGCTGGCTGGATTGCAGCCGCCCTATGCCGTGCTGATCGTCTATTGGATGGCTTACTCCGCGTTCGATACCGATTGACCAGCCGCATCGAGATTTCCGCGCTTCGGCCAAAAAATTGCGCAAGTCGAAGCGACGGTCCCTGTTGTAGAATTGGGAAAATCGATGTCATTGTTTGGTCGAAGCATGCGCATGATCGAGCGCGATCTTGACTCTGGCCAGAGCATTGAGCTGCGCGCCTGCCTCTCTTCCCGGGCAAGCGTCCGTAAGCTGGAACGGGTGCTGACCCTGGTTCTGGGGCGCTATAGACGCCCTGAGCTTGAGACCTGTCTGCACTATTGTACGACGGAGCTGCTCAATAACGCCATTCGCGCCAATATGAAGCATATCTTCCTCCTGGACTACGACAATGATCTGTCGAAAGAGGGCGGATACAGAACAGCGCTTCGCGAATTCAAGGCCAGCCGAAGACGTGCTGATTGGCTGGCCTACTTTCGTCGCCGGGCCCGTCAGGAGGGTCTTTGCGTCCGCCTGACCATTCGCCATGAGGCGCACGGGCTGCGCATTTATGTGCGAAACAATGCCCCGCTTCTGGTTCGGGACGAGCAGCGCCTTCGCCAGAAGTTTGCGGCAGCCATGCGCGACAGCGATATCCTCGAATTCCACCGCTGTCACGGCGATGATCAAGAAGGCGAGGGCCTTGGCGTCGCACTCAATATTCAATTTCTGCGTTCCGAGAACCTGGATCCCGCCCTGCTGCGTATTGGCCGCCACGGCGGAGAAACCGTGGCGCGTCTGGAGATTCCCTTACATCCGGACTTTGTCAGCGAGCGTTCGAGCCGGGTCGTTGCTTGAGCAATCGATTGCTGCACTCTGTGGGCTCCCGGCGTAGCGACCTTCAGCGGGCGCCGGTGTCGCTCCTGAGGGCTGAAAATGCTGGACTTCCGTGGCGCCGGAGGCCATTTTTCAACCGGGCATAGGCGATGGGCGCTCTCCAGGAAGATCTAAGTGTTGGCGACTTTGAATCTAAGTTTGCCGTAGTGCGCGACCGGGAATCGATCCTGGCGCAGGTCAATGCGGGCCGACCGCTTACCCTTTTGACCAGCGATTTGAGCGATGACTTAGAGCATCAGCTGGACTTTCTGGTGGCGGCGCTGCTCAAGCGCTATAGGCGGGAGGGCTTGCAGGCGGCGCTGTATACGGCCCTGAAGGAGATCGTCATCAACGCGACAAAGGCCAACGCCAAGCTGGCCTGGTTTCGAGAGCAGGGCCTGGACATTCAGGACGAAGGACAATACCGTCTGGGTATCCAGCGGCTGGCAGGCCATTACGACGAGCGCTGGATTGTCCGCTACGGCGAACTGGCGCGAAAAATGGACCTGCAGGTGCAGATCCAGGTGCATCATTGCGCCGACGGCTTACGCGTGGAAGTCAGCAACGCCCCGCTCAGTCGCTTCGAGGAACGGCGGGTCCGTGAGAAGTTCCGCGAGGGAATGCGCTACGAGGACCTCGTTTCCTTTTATATGGCCAATGCCGATCAGCAGGAAGGCGAGGGCATCGGCCTGGCGCTGATCGTCCTGTTGCTCAAGGCGGAGGGCGTAAATCCCCATCTCTTCCGGGTGGGGGTCAACGGCGGCGCCACCGTCGCTCGACTGGAAATTCCTCTGTCGCCGGCATTTGAGAGCGTGCGCGGGCGCAACCCCGCAGGCCACGCCGCCTGAAGAGGCCCCGCGAATGCGGAAACAGGCGTCTGAACGCTGCTTGATGCGCTTCGGAAGCGGCCTGTGGATCGCGTCTTCAGTCGCAGTGGCAGTGATCGGCTGCGGCTTCAGCAGCTCAGATCCGGAAGCCATAGTTGATCGATTGCGACAGACGGCGCTGGTCGATCTGCACAACGATCGATCTTTCTTTCTTACTGCTCGCGAGGTTCCCTGGAGTTCTTGCCAGAATACCAGTCTTTGTGCGGCCACTCTGAGGCAGGGGCAGTATTTTTTCGCCGTTTTCAGACCGCCGGGGCCTCTGCGGCCGGGCGCTCCCTGGCATCTTGGACGACAAGCAGTGCAGCGTTTGAATTCGGAATCTAACTTTTCGTACGTGGAGCGGGCGGCGGCCGATTTACAGCAGATTCCATTGTTTCCGGTAAGCTCTCGTCTCCAGGAGCTAGGAGGCGCGCAGAATCGGGCCTTTCTTGCGCTGGAGGGCGCCTTCTTGCTGGATTCGCGCATTGAATCGATTGGAACGTCGAAGCCTGGCCAATTGAGCAGGATGCTTGATCGGCTAAAGGCGCTTCAATTCAGTATGGTTGGCCTCACCTGGAGCAACCTGAATGGTTTTGCGGGCGTCGCCGGAGATCCGGGCGGGCTTACCGAGGAGGGAAAGTGGCTGGTGCGAGCTTTGATCCAGCGCGGATTCATTGTCGATCTGAGTCACGCCTCGGACCAAACTGTTCGGGATGTCTATCAGCTGACGCGTGGTCAGTATCCGCTGATCTTCTCGCATTCGTCAGCGCGGGCAATTTGTTCCCATCCGCGCAACCTGAGTGACGAATTGATACGCCTTGTCGCCACAAGTGGCGGCCTGATTGGAGTGAATTTCCACGCCGACTATGTCCGTTGCAGCGCCAGAGCCGAGCGACGCGACGTTCTGGAGCATCTAGAACACATTCGACAGGTGGGAAACGCCTCGATTGTTGCGCTGGGCGGCGATCTGGATGGTTTGATTCGCGTTCCGCGCGGTCTGGAACGTCCCGATGACTCACGCGAACTTGCAATCGAACTGATTGGCAGGGGTTGGACCGAAACCGAAGCGCTTGGTTTGCTCCACGCAAACGCACTGAGAGCCCTGACGCGCGCACAAAGTGCAAATCCCTTCGCGGTAGAAGTGCAATGAGTGCATGGCAGGCGCCAGAATTCGAGCGGATGGTACACGAAGCTCTCACTGCAAAGGCAGCTCGATTCATTTTGACCGCGATTGACAGGGCCTGAAAAAAAAGTACAAATTTTTCTTGTAAAAAAAAAGGGCAGTTAGGAACATTATGTCTAGTTGCCGCTTCGCTGATAGCCTATGCGAGGAAATCAGCGCAGCGACAATGTTCCAGCTCTTCGGAGCCGGAAATTAAGGACTCTGCTGCTCCTTCTGGACCGGCAGGGTCCGCTAAAGGTGTAAAGGATGGCTAAGAAAAAAGCTAAGAAAAAGGCCACTAAGAAGAAGGCCAAAAAGAAAGCCTCGAAAAAAAAGGCTAAGAAAAAAGCCAAAAAAAAGGCCAAAAAGAAAGCGAAGAAAAAAGCGACCAGAAAAAAAGCCGCCAGACCTAAGGCTGAAACCAGCCTGCCGGGTTTCTCTCTGTAACCCGCAGACTGGCGGAATAGTGTTGAAGGGGCGTTGTTCTGGCGGCTTTGGCTTCCAGCGACGCCCTTTATTTATTGCTCTCGCTATGCAACTGCCGCGTGCTTTGAGCCGGCTGCCTCTGTTGCCGGCGCTTTGTTGCCTTGCCCTCTGCTCCCGCGCGGGCGCCCTCGATCAACTAGATGCCGATCCCTTTAGGGTAGATCTGGCCGGCTATCATCAGTCCGGGCGAGGCTTCGCCTCAGCTTCCTGGATGGCCCTCACTGATTCAGGCGAGCAGAGACTGCGCGTTTTTCTCTATGAGCAAAGTCGGGGACGATCCGGAAATACCTGGCAGGCTGAAGAGCGTTGGTTGATCAGCGGCCCCGACGGAGCGATGGCTGCTGGAGGCGCGCTGCTAGAAAATGAGGAACGCCGCCTTGAGCGCGCCCTGAGCGAGGGAAGATTTCGCTGCAACGGCGATTTGTTCCGTGGCGGCCGACTGTTTGATGCAGAGGAGCATATCGACCTGCGCTTTGGCCCGCTTGCCGAGGCCAGTGCCATCGAAGCTGGGCTTGCCTGGCGCAAACTTGGCGCTGGCGTTGCGCAGATGGCATCGCCGGGCATACAGGGGCCAGTTCAGCTGGTGGCCGAGGAGCTATTCATTCCCATCGCCAATCCCTTCGCGGCGGGGGCCAACGACCTGTTTCTACAATCGGAAACTCTGGTCTTGCTTCTGCCCGGCGACCTGATGCTTTTGTATGAGGGGCCGCCAGCGGGCATCATGAAACGCCTCTATTCTTCGTCTTCCGCCAGGCTGCTTTCTTCCTCCGGTCAGTTGAGTCCGGCAACCTTCCAGTGGGAAGCGTCGTCAGCAGCGGATGCTACGCTGGCGCCGGCGGGTGTCGCTGCAGTAGCGGAGTGGCTCAGCGCTGTGCTGACCAGCGGCGATTCGCGCTGCCAGCTGGCCTTGCGTCGAACGCGTCTTGTCGACTTCTACTCTCTTTCACGGGGTTCGAGCAGTATTGCTTTGCTCGACGGTCAGGCCTACTGCCAGTCGAATCGCTTTGCAGTGCGGGGTCTGCTCAGACGCTGGCCGGCGGAGGCGCCATGAACTGTATCTATTTGCACGGTTTTTGTTCCAGTCCGGATTCAGCAAAGGGCCGCTTTTTTCGGCAGCGCTTTGAGGAGATGGGCGCCGTGCTTGCCGTTCCAGACCTCAATGAGGGCGGCTTTGAGGGACTCACTATCAGCAGAATGCTACAGCAGGTGGAGCGCACCGCCGAGCGCTTCTCCGGAGAACTTACGCTCTTTGGCTCCTCCCTGGGAGGCTATGTTGCAGTCCTTTATGCTCTGCAGGCGCGCCGGGTGACGAGATTGGTGCTGCTTGCGCCGGCCATGGACTTTATTCAACGCGAGCGGCAGCGTCAACCGCCGGAATACTTCGAGGAATGGCGCGCCAGGGGCCAGCGAAACTTCTTCCACCACGGTCTGGAACGGGATGCGGCTCTGGCTTACACTTTTGTTGAAGACGCTGAACGATACACAAGCGTCAATCTGGGCGCTGACATACCGGCCCTGGTCGTCCAGGGCTTGCATGACGACGTGGTGCCCATGGCCACGGCTCTGGACTATATGAAAAAAAACCGCGAAGCGCAGTTGCTGGCCTTGCATTCCGATCACCAATTGCGCGAGTGCACTGACTCCATCTGGCGTCATGTACGCGCCTTTCTGGGAGATTGATCATTGGACCAGGAGCAGCCGCCGCTTGATCTAAATCGCCGCCGGCTAGCGCGGGAGCTGGAAGGCGAGCTGGGCGGGCTCTTTGGCATAGAGGCCCGCGATATTGAAGCCGCCATTGAACGACTCTGGCAGGCCATCGACTCCGGGGAATTTCAGCAACGCTATGCTACTGCGCGGATCCCGCCCTGGATGCAGCGGACGATTGTGGCCCTCGATAGCGTTTACGCAATGGCAGAACAGGCAGCGACCGACGGCGAGGTGGAACTGCTGGAGCAGATTCGACAGGTCGTGGCCAGCTATCAGCAGCGTCTGGGGCGATTGACAGCGGGACAGGCTCCGGAGTAGCAGTCGAAGGCCGAAGCGGATAGCGGCAATCGCAGCAAGATTTCCTGTTTTTTAGTAGCGTCAGCTCGCTCCTGCAATCAGGCTGATACCGTCGGAGTGCTTTATGCCATATATGGCCGTTGGTTCGCGACAGATTCTTTTCTCGGATTCGCCGGCGCCTGCCGCTCCGCGCGATGACGCGCGCGAAATCAACAATCTTTCCGATAATACGGCGGCCGAGGCGCGCACGCCCGCCGCGCAGCCGGCATCCACGCTGCCAGATGAGCCTGGCTCTCGATTTGAAGCGCAGGCATGAGCGAGGATCAGCTGCGCGAGCACTTGCGGCCGGTCTCCGTACTTGATGCCGGCGGCGACCTCTTGCAAGACGCCTGCGGCTACAGCCGTGGAATGCAGCACCGGGTCCCAGACCTGGCCGTATCCTTTCGCCGTCGCCAGGGCATTCGCCGCTGGACCTTTTTTCAGGAGTCGCAGATCGCGTGGCTTGGCGTTCAATTTACGGGATGGCTGGCGCGCGCCGAATGGGGATTGTGCGACCTTGCTTCAGGCGAGCGGCAGGAGCAGGCTCGCGTCTTCCCGCTGGAACGCGGCCTGGAGACGGCAATCGACCCGGAAGGCGGCGTCGCGTTGCATCATTCCGATCTGGGCCTTTCCTTTCACCGCGAGGGCGGCTTTTACCGCTTGCGTAGCGATCTGCCGCTGCGCGCCGCCCAGCGCATGCGCGTCGACCTGACGGTCCGGCCTGAGGCGGAACTACGCGGCGACTATGTGGCCAGGCTTACAGACAATCGCTTTATCTGGCAATATCTGCGACCGGCATTCCCGGTGCAGGGCCAGTGCATCAGCGGCAAACGAAACTGGTTGCTCACCGCCCAACAGGCGCGCGCCGTCGAAGAATCCTACGTGGCCCGACTGCCGCGGGCGTCGAGGCTGTTCAGCTTTAGCGCCCTGTCAGCGCAGGCGCAGCAGCCATCCTACTTTGGTCACTGGCTACGTCTGCCAGACGGAACAGTCCAATGCTGTTGCTGGATGAAGCACAACAAGAAGCTGGCGTATCTTTCCGATGAGCTGGTCTGGAACATTCAGTGGGATAATCTGTTGCTTCCCTGGGAGCTAGAAATCCGCGGCAGGGAAAGGGTCATGCTTCAGTTTCAACCGCTGTCGGCCGGCAAACGCAATCCGGGCCAGCACTGGTTCTTTACTGATCAGTTGCGCAGCTTTGGCAATTTTGAGGTTCGAATAGGGACCGGGGCGCGCCCGCGTCGCATGCAATTGCGAGGTTGGGCGGATCTCTACGATTCGCCGTCTCTATATCGACCGGGCTGAGCTCAATCCAGGGTCAGTTCGACGACGTAGCCGCCGTGACGCCGCATGTTGAATACATCGCCATTCTCCAGGACCAGATACTGACCACGAATCCCGGCCAGGCGACCGCAAAATTCCTGTTCTTTATCGAAGGTAATCGCCCGCGGCTTCGCTGGCGAGGAAGCCATGGGATAGCGTAGCCTGAGCGGAGCGATGCCGTCCTCGCTGATCAAGTAGCGCTCGAATTCGGCGGGGCAGAGCTGCACGGCGCGACGGCGTTCGCTGAGTAGCAGCTCTTCGTTGGCCTCCACGCCGCGCAGCATCTTTCGCCAATCGGTGCGATCGGCAAAATCTGCCATCAAAGCGCTCTCCAGACTACCCGCCAGGAAGCGATTCGGCATCTGCGCAAGTGGAACGGCAAGGGATGCGCCTTGATCGATCCAGCGCGTATGCGCCTGGCTGGCTCGCGTTACTCCCACTTTGATTCCGCTGGACTGGGCCAGATAAACGATGTGGTCAACCAGGCAACGATTCCTGGCCCATTCTTCATTCCGAAATTGACCGAGGTGCGCTCGACAGGCGTCCGGGCGCAGACTGCAGGGCTCGCATTCTGGAACCGTCTGGAAGCACCGAAAACAATAGCCTTGCTGGTACGATTTGTTGGTCATTTTCCCGCAGGCCAGGCATTCGATGCGACCGCTGAATCGCAGCGCGATTTCACGACCGCAAGGCGAATCGATCGGCGTAAGCTGATCTCCAACATGAAGCGAGTAACGAACGGGATCGGCTTCAAAGCTCTGCATTTTGCGTATCTGACCTTGAAGCTGCACGGACTCATTCTCTTTGCGGCGGAGTCGCCGTCGAGCGGACAATGCGCCAGCGCAGCACAAAAAAGAGATTGCCCGAGGACGATCTTGGCCAAACTGTGCGGCCGTCGGCGGCGCCTTCCGCAAGTCGGCGCTACATCTCATGGGAGAGCCCTGTCAGGTCCATCTGGTCTATGAAGGCGGACAGCCGGTCATGCGCTTGAAGGGCGAGATTACTTCGGAGGCCGAAGACTTGCTTTTTCAACGCTACTCCGAAATACCTGAGGACAAGCGTATACGGGTCATCATTGACTTTGGCGATACGGGTTATATCAATTCATCCGGGATCGCGCTCTTAATTCAGCTGATTACACGGGCAGGCGACGGTCGCGGCAAGATTGAATTTGCCGCCCTCCGGCCCCAATTTCGCAAGGTCATGGATATCGTAGGTCTGACTGAATTCGTTCAGGTGCACGCTACCTTGCAAGAAGCCCTGAACAGCTAAGCGTCGCAGCCGACATGCGGGCTCATGCAAATTTGAAACCCGCCCGATGATCTAAGGGATGAGCCCCAGGCCACGCACGCGACTGACGGCCGCTGTCCTGGCGCTGTTGATTGCTTTTGCCGCCCCCGGCGCTGCCGCCGCGCAAACGGCGCTGACACGCGGCTTGCCCGACCCCTATTATCCACAACGGCCGCAAGGCGAACTGCGCCTGAACTACTACTACGATCGCAGCGGGCGCTGGGTCAAGTTTTCAGATTGGATTCCGTTTCGCCAGCGCAAGTACGAGCCGATGCATCTTGAGGACTTCTACGAACTCTATGGCCTGCCGCACCACTACAACGTCAGCGAAATAAAGGAAAGCATCTACTGGCTGGTGCAAGCCATGACGCACCGCTTTCGACATCCGCGTCAGGCGCTGTGCCAGATAGAAACCGAGGAGCAGTACCACAAGTACCGCCTGCTGATGTTCATGCAAATCAATATGCTGGTGATGCGCATGTACCTCCGACTGGGTTCGATGTACGACAAACGTCACCTCTATTTTCATGATCTGGATATGGCCGACGATTTGGAGGTGTCCTTCCTGGCGGCGCGGACTTACTATCGCGAGGCGATACCCTACTGGCGCCTGGCCAAACGTTATGCTCAAGAATCGGAGCAATACCGCTTTGACAGCTGCATGGCAAACCTCGAGGACCTGCGCTTCCAGATTGGCAGCGGACGGCTGAACTTTGACCGTATCATCGAGCGTCACATCTACCAGGTAGAGGCCAAGCTGGGGATCGCCTCTGAATTCCTGGACATTGAGGGGCGGCCCCGGCCGGTCCGACAGCAGATGCAACGCGACATCGAAGGCATGTACGATGATCGATTTCGACCGGCGCCCCTTGGACCGCCGCAGCTTGAACCTTTGCGCAATGAACAGCCGCTTTTCGCAGAGTAGCGGCGGCCTCCGACGCCGCGTTCTCATATCGGGGCTGACGTTGGCGCTCGCGTTTGTATCTTCAGTGGCGGCAGCCCCTGTCGTACAACTGCAGCAGGATCTGCTATCCAACTATTTGCTCTGGTTCGCTCAGCTGCAAAGCAACACTGGCGAAGGTCAGCAGCGCATTGAGGAAGCCGAGCGCAGCTGGGCAATGATTGATCGCGTCCCACCCGTCGTTCCCGAGGGTCAGGGAATTCCAGGCGGCGACCTGCGCTGGAACGAGGCGCTCTACCGCCGCGCCGTCAGCGAATTCGAACGCGCTCTGCAATCGATCGAGGACTTTCGCCAGCAGCTGCAGCAAATTGATACAGCGCGCCAGACTTTGCGCGACCCAACCTGGTGGAAAGCGCTTGATGAAATGGCCCGTCTCGATCGTCGACAGACAGCGACCACTCTGGAATTTCACCGGCAACAGACCTACTGGTGGTCGCGAACCCTGGCTACGCTT
This genomic stretch from Leptospirales bacterium harbors:
- the pyk gene encoding pyruvate kinase, translated to MAQYKFTKIIATLGPASSEEDGIRALIRAGADCFRLNFSHADGAAMQPIIDRIRKVAEIEGARPAILADIQGPKLRIGRLPPEGVLLTEGSRFAISTREIEGDATIVHTPYSLLTRDVKAGARILLADGSIELSVRGVSEDRVDAIVVRGGQLFSNKGLNLPGIQLSVETLTEKDRRDLAFIAGAEVDVVAISFVRRAEDLHTARECLGGGRIPVMAKLERPEALANIQDILRAADGIMIARGDLGVEIEFERVPFIQKEILRRAAERGKWAVVATEMLPSMVRANRPSRAEVTDVVNAVLDGADAVMLSEETAVGQHPAKVVEAMVRIAREADLHEVRERPRFEADMVSFSAGAAGAAVSAAERLNAKAIIALAGSNLTALLLSKWRSRVPILALSSSPATLRRLNVLRGVGPVFIREASDMDAQIASADRYLIEHGLASPGDTVVVAGALPPGEGKETNSIRFHKVRPLEVAW
- a CDS encoding endonuclease, which codes for MRWSSFENSKRRLQQVFAAPLASDYYCLCEFDSQSNETIADRCPYRPERPNLRSRRIEWEHVVPVAWFGRNRSCWHIALPGCATKGRACCHKTDLEFRRMEGDPANLAPVIGDLNQARSALAYGLAVSGREYERCDFRVTQTDVQPPAARRGDLARMSLSFLQRYPHQVEAPPGYAALLARWSAEDPIDDFEALHAQRLRQYFQ
- a CDS encoding histidine kinase, whose translation is MGALQEDLSVGDFESKFAVVRDRESILAQVNAGRPLTLLTSDLSDDLEHQLDFLVAALLKRYRREGLQAALYTALKEIVINATKANAKLAWFREQGLDIQDEGQYRLGIQRLAGHYDERWIVRYGELARKMDLQVQIQVHHCADGLRVEVSNAPLSRFEERRVREKFREGMRYEDLVSFYMANADQQEGEGIGLALIVLLLKAEGVNPHLFRVGVNGGATVARLEIPLSPAFESVRGRNPAGHAA
- a CDS encoding membrane dipeptidase, translating into MAVIGCGFSSSDPEAIVDRLRQTALVDLHNDRSFFLTAREVPWSSCQNTSLCAATLRQGQYFFAVFRPPGPLRPGAPWHLGRQAVQRLNSESNFSYVERAAADLQQIPLFPVSSRLQELGGAQNRAFLALEGAFLLDSRIESIGTSKPGQLSRMLDRLKALQFSMVGLTWSNLNGFAGVAGDPGGLTEEGKWLVRALIQRGFIVDLSHASDQTVRDVYQLTRGQYPLIFSHSSARAICSHPRNLSDELIRLVATSGGLIGVNFHADYVRCSARAERRDVLEHLEHIRQVGNASIVALGGDLDGLIRVPRGLERPDDSRELAIELIGRGWTETEALGLLHANALRALTRAQSANPFAVEVQ
- a CDS encoding alpha/beta fold hydrolase, which translates into the protein MNCIYLHGFCSSPDSAKGRFFRQRFEEMGAVLAVPDLNEGGFEGLTISRMLQQVERTAERFSGELTLFGSSLGGYVAVLYALQARRVTRLVLLAPAMDFIQRERQRQPPEYFEEWRARGQRNFFHHGLERDAALAYTFVEDAERYTSVNLGADIPALVVQGLHDDVVPMATALDYMKKNREAQLLALHSDHQLRECTDSIWRHVRAFLGD
- a CDS encoding DUF2804 family protein, producing MSEDQLREHLRPVSVLDAGGDLLQDACGYSRGMQHRVPDLAVSFRRRQGIRRWTFFQESQIAWLGVQFTGWLARAEWGLCDLASGERQEQARVFPLERGLETAIDPEGGVALHHSDLGLSFHREGGFYRLRSDLPLRAAQRMRVDLTVRPEAELRGDYVARLTDNRFIWQYLRPAFPVQGQCISGKRNWLLTAQQARAVEESYVARLPRASRLFSFSALSAQAQQPSYFGHWLRLPDGTVQCCCWMKHNKKLAYLSDELVWNIQWDNLLLPWELEIRGRERVMLQFQPLSAGKRNPGQHWFFTDQLRSFGNFEVRIGTGARPRRMQLRGWADLYDSPSLYRPG
- a CDS encoding DUF2797 domain-containing protein, giving the protein MSARRRLRRKENESVQLQGQIRKMQSFEADPVRYSLHVGDQLTPIDSPCGREIALRFSGRIECLACGKMTNKSYQQGYCFRCFQTVPECEPCSLRPDACRAHLGQFRNEEWARNRCLVDHIVYLAQSSGIKVGVTRASQAHTRWIDQGASLAVPLAQMPNRFLAGSLESALMADFADRTDWRKMLRGVEANEELLLSERRRAVQLCPAEFERYLISEDGIAPLRLRYPMASSPAKPRAITFDKEQEFCGRLAGIRGQYLVLENGDVFNMRRHGGYVVELTLD
- a CDS encoding STAS domain-containing protein, which encodes MGEPCQVHLVYEGGQPVMRLKGEITSEAEDLLFQRYSEIPEDKRIRVIIDFGDTGYINSSGIALLIQLITRAGDGRGKIEFAALRPQFRKVMDIVGLTEFVQVHATLQEALNS